The Rhodoluna lacicola genome includes the window AACTGTTAACAACCTCCGCCGCGGTTTTTCCAGTGGTTGAGTCCATACGCATGTCGAGCGGAGCCTCATACGAGTAGGCAAACCCGCGGTCGCGTTCATCCAGCTGCATCGAAGAGACACCTAGATCAAGCAGAATGCCGTGAACTTCAGCGATATTCAGCTCTTCTAGTACGTCTTCAATCTCTTCGTAAACCGCGTGCACTAGATTGACACGATCTCCGAAGCGAGCAAGTCGCTCCCCTGCAAGTGCAAGTGCACTTGGGTCACGGTCAATGCCCACGAGGGTGAGGTTTGGGAAACGATCCAAGAACGCCTCGCTGTGACCGCCAAGACCAAGCGTGCAATCAACAAAGATTGGCGTTTCAATTTCGAAAGCTGGAGCAAGAAGTTCGATGGCGCGTTCTAAAAGAACTGGATCGTGAAGTTCAGAGATGTTTTTGTTCATTTGAAGCCCAATTACTTCTGAGTTCCTAGTGCTAGGGCCCCATCCATTTACTACCTGGCTTGGTTTCAGGTGAAATAGCTGGAGTCCTAGCCTTAGGGCTAGAAGAGTCCCGGAATCACCTCCGCCGCTACATTCGCAAAGGCTGTTTCTTGCTGAGCCAAGTACTCGTTCCAAGACTTGGCGTTCCAAATTTCTGCACGAGCACCAACACCGATAACCACTAGGTCTTTATCAAGACCTGCGTATTGGCGAAGTGCAGCCGGGATGGTGACTCGGCCTTGCTTGTCAGGGAGTTCGTCGGAAGCGCCAGATAGAAAAACGCGAAGGTAGTTGCGGGCCTCGATGCTGGTCACTGGAGCCTGACGAATTTTGTCGTGCACTGCAGCGAACTCAGCCGAACTGAATACGTAAAGACAGTTTTCCTGTCCACGGGTAATTACTAAACCGCCCTGGAGTTCTTCGCGGAACTTTGCCGGAAGGATGACGCGCCCCTTGTCATCAAGCTTTGGTGCGTGAGTGCCAAGCAACATGTGCGTTCCCCCCTTTCTCGACATCGATCTTGCGCTATTCCCCACAATACACCACTTCTCTCCACAAATGAGAAATATTTGGCATATTTTTTGGTTCGGCGTGTATTAATTGTCAATAAATAAGCGGGATATAGCAAGTGGAGGAAAATTTCGTGATTTGGGCAAAAACGAAAAAACCCACCAAAATTTGGTGGGTTTTTGGGGTGCGGCTATAGCTGGCTGGTGCTACTGGCCTTGTCGCCTATCCCAACGATCTTCAAAAAACGACTTTCGATCCGGCCGAGAAGACTGCGGCTTGGGCTGGGATTTGGCTGGGCTCTCTAGGCCCGGGTTTGAGGAAGTCGCCAAAATCAATCCAGCCAACATGACCAAAAATCCAGCCACCCCAAAGAGGGCAAACTGCAAGATAACAGCCACGACCAAAAGCGATAGCCCTATTACAGCCAGCGAACCGCCAGCGATGATGCGCCTAGGAGATTTAGCCCCTGGCTTGCCAAGCTTGTGGGCTAACCCTGAATCTGTGGCGTACAGGCCGCGTTCAAGTTCATCGAGTAACTGCTGTTCTCTCTCGGAGAGTCCCATTTGTAACTCCTTTGCCGATTTGCGTTGCTATCTAGAGTCTAAACACCTGCGTCAAGTTAGGCTATTCCCGTGAGTGAAACTAAAGTGCTTCTTGGCCTGATTCAAGACCATTTGGATGAGTTTTGCGTCGCCCGGAAAAGCGATTTTGAGCAAATATCCCCAGACCTAATCCCGGTCGTTGACTACACCCGGGATCTATTGCAGGGCGGAAAGCGTTTTCGAGCCCTTTTTTGCTATTGGTCTTGGGTGGGTGCCCTTGCCGGAGCCGATGTTCGCCAAACCGAGTCCCAGCGCGAAGCCTCTGCCGAGGCCATGGTTGGCATAACGGCCGCCCTGG containing:
- the mraZ gene encoding division/cell wall cluster transcriptional repressor MraZ, which codes for MLLGTHAPKLDDKGRVILPAKFREELQGGLVITRGQENCLYVFSSAEFAAVHDKIRQAPVTSIEARNYLRVFLSGASDELPDKQGRVTIPAALRQYAGLDKDLVVIGVGARAEIWNAKSWNEYLAQQETAFANVAAEVIPGLF
- a CDS encoding DUF3040 domain-containing protein; translated protein: MGLSEREQQLLDELERGLYATDSGLAHKLGKPGAKSPRRIIAGGSLAVIGLSLLVVAVILQFALFGVAGFLVMLAGLILATSSNPGLESPAKSQPKPQSSRPDRKSFFEDRWDRRQGQ